One Calliopsis andreniformis isolate RMS-2024a chromosome 9, iyCalAndr_principal, whole genome shotgun sequence genomic window carries:
- the LOC143183929 gene encoding neuronal acetylcholine receptor subunit alpha-7 isoform X2, which produces MSPLVLFFHYGVLAIIFGNGFGDEHEYRLTKYLLDGYDAGVRPAKNSSEPLAVVFGLSLHHIIDVVWTDHHLKWNASEFAGIRVIRVPYNRVWRPDTILYNNADPQYSSAVINTNVIVSHTGEVVWLSHGIFRSSCDIDVEFFPFDEQRCVLKWASWTYDGYQLELESQGAQGDVSNYQANGEFDLVNFSATRNIEYYSCCTEPYPDITYEIRLRRRPMFYVFNLILPCILINGVALLVFYVPSESGEKVTLGISALLSMTVFLMTIRETLPPTEKTPLISLYYGVSICLVSFASGLAVVTLNLHHRGVRGSRVPRIIRSLVLDKLARIVFLNFQEEKRSEPVEPPRRRNNCPLHCKPEVAQAQSSPRFVSRREESNSSTPSVDLGKEGGLEAQWSRVLGRVHATIERNERRLAEQDRRERMELDWKQVALVSDRALLCVFFLTTIVSTTVILCGSPPTTNIDK; this is translated from the exons ATGTCGCCTTTGGTCCTATTTTTTCATTACGGAGTTCTGGCCATCATTTTCGGTAACG GTTTCGGCGATGAACACGAGTACAGATTGACGAAGTACCTACTCGATGGATACGACGCCGGTGTACGACCAGCCAAAAATTCCTCTGAACCCCTAGCAGTTGTCTTCGGACTCTCCCTTCATCATATAATCGACGTT GTCTGGACGGACCACCATCTAAAATGGAATGCCTCGGAATTCGCTGGAATCCGAGTGATTCGTGTTCCCTACAATCGCGTTTGGAGGCCAGACACGATTCTGTACAACAA CGCGGATCCGCAATACAGTTCAGCAGTTATCAACACAAACGTAATCGTCAGCCACACTGGAGAGGTGGTCTGGTTGAGCCATGGAATCTTTCGAAGCAGCTGCGACATTGACGTGGAATTTTTCCCCTTTGACGAGCAACGATGCGTCTTAAAATGGGCTTCCTGGACGTACGATGGATACCAA CTTGAACTGGAGAGCCAAGGCGCGCAGGGAGACGTGAGCAATTATCAAGCCAACGGTGAATTCGATTTGGTCAACTTCTCCGCAACAAGGAACATCGAGTATTATTCCTGCTGCACAGAACCTTACCCAGACATCACTTACGAAATCCGACTGCGTCGTCGACCGATGTTCTACGTATTTAATTTAATCCTTCCTTGCATACTCATCAATGGTGTCG CCCTGTTGGTATTCTACGTGCCGTCGGAGTCAGGGGAGAAGGTCACCCTCGGGATTTCGGCTCTCCTCTCGATGACGGTCTTCCTAATGACCATTCGCGAGACACTGCCGCCTACAGAGAAAACACCGTTGATCA GTCTTTATTATGGAGTTAGTATATGCCTAGTATCGTTCGCTTCGGGATTGGCGGTGGTCACGTTAAATCTTCATCATCGAGGGGTACGGGGGAGCAGAGTGCCACGCATCATTCGATCTTTAGTTCTGGACAAGCTTGCCAGGATAGTTTTCCTTAATTTTCAAGAGGAGAAGAGATCG GAACCAGTTGAGCCTCCAAGAAGAAGGAACAATTGCCCGTTGCATTGCAAACCGGAAGTGGCACAAGCGCAATCGTCACCCAGGTTCGTGAGTAGAAGAGAGGAGAGCAATAGCAGCACTCCTAGCGTAG ATCTTGGAAAAGAGGGTGGTCTTGAGGCTCAATGGTCGCGCGTCCTGGGAAGAGTACACGCGACGATTGAAAGGAACGAAAGACGACTCGCGGAGCAGGATCGTCGGGAAAGAATGGAATTAGATTGGAAACAAGTCGCTTTAGTCAGCGATCGAGCACTTCTATGTGTTTTTTTCTTAACAACGATCGTCAGTACTACTGTCATCCTCTGTGGATCCCCACCGACCACAAATATCGATAAGTAG
- the LOC143183932 gene encoding calmodulin-like protein 4 produces MARYFREEDIDEFRECFYLFARNGQIRTLDELTIIMRSLGLSPTIAELNKYLKDKGGKMSFADFLEVMHLQTRAEDLPKEVIQAFQAADKSRIGTIPARQLAHMLLHWGEQLSNKEVEQIFREANVSPNGQVKYEDFVKIACAPVPDYY; encoded by the exons ATG GCTCGTTATTTTCGAGAGGAAGACATAGATG AGTTCAGGGAATGTTTTTATTTGTTTGCAAGAAATGGTCAGATACGTACCCTGGATGAACTTACTATTATTATGCGATCATTGGGATTGAGTCCCACTATCGCAGAGTTAAATAAATACTTGAAGGATAAAG GTGGAAAAATGTCATTTGCCGATTTCCTGGAGGTAATGCATCTGCAAACTAGAGCAGAAGATCTACCAAAGGAAGTAATACAAGCCTTTCAAGCTGCAGATAAGTCCCGCATTGGTACTATACCTGCTCGACAATTGGCTCATATGTTACTTCATTGGGGAGAGCAACTAAGTAACAAAGAAG TGGAACAAATCTTTCGAGAAGCTAATGTATCCCCAAATGGGCAAGTTAAATATGAAGACTTCGTAAAAATAGCTTGTGCACCAGTACCTGATTATTATTAA
- the LOC143183929 gene encoding neuronal acetylcholine receptor subunit alpha-7 isoform X3, with amino-acid sequence MIRGFGDEHEYRLTKYLLDGYDAGVRPAKNSSEPLAVVFGLSLHHIIDVDEKNQILTTNCWVTQVWTDHHLKWNASEFAGIRVIRVPYNRVWRPDTILYNNADPQYSSAVINTNVIVSHTGEVVWLSHGIFRSSCDIDVEFFPFDEQRCVLKWASWTYDGYQLELESQGAQGDVSNYQANGEFDLVNFSATRNIEYYSCCTEPYPDITYEIRLRRRPMFYVFNLILPCILINGVALLVFYVPSESGEKVTLGISALLSMTVFLMTIRETLPPTEKTPLISLYYGVSICLVSFASGLAVVTLNLHHRGVRGSRVPRIIRSLVLDKLARIVFLNFQEEKRSEPVEPPRRRNNCPLHCKPEVAQAQSSPRFVSRREESNSSTPSVDLGKEGGLEAQWSRVLGRVHATIERNERRLAEQDRRERMELDWKQVALVSDRALLCVFFLTTIVSTTVILCGSPPTTNIDK; translated from the exons ATGATTAGGG GTTTCGGCGATGAACACGAGTACAGATTGACGAAGTACCTACTCGATGGATACGACGCCGGTGTACGACCAGCCAAAAATTCCTCTGAACCCCTAGCAGTTGTCTTCGGACTCTCCCTTCATCATATAATCGACGTT GATGAGAAGAACCAGATACTTACGACGAACTGTTGGGTCACACAGGTCTGGACGGACCACCATCTAAAATGGAATGCCTCGGAATTCGCTGGAATCCGAGTGATTCGTGTTCCCTACAATCGCGTTTGGAGGCCAGACACGATTCTGTACAACAA CGCGGATCCGCAATACAGTTCAGCAGTTATCAACACAAACGTAATCGTCAGCCACACTGGAGAGGTGGTCTGGTTGAGCCATGGAATCTTTCGAAGCAGCTGCGACATTGACGTGGAATTTTTCCCCTTTGACGAGCAACGATGCGTCTTAAAATGGGCTTCCTGGACGTACGATGGATACCAA CTTGAACTGGAGAGCCAAGGCGCGCAGGGAGACGTGAGCAATTATCAAGCCAACGGTGAATTCGATTTGGTCAACTTCTCCGCAACAAGGAACATCGAGTATTATTCCTGCTGCACAGAACCTTACCCAGACATCACTTACGAAATCCGACTGCGTCGTCGACCGATGTTCTACGTATTTAATTTAATCCTTCCTTGCATACTCATCAATGGTGTCG CCCTGTTGGTATTCTACGTGCCGTCGGAGTCAGGGGAGAAGGTCACCCTCGGGATTTCGGCTCTCCTCTCGATGACGGTCTTCCTAATGACCATTCGCGAGACACTGCCGCCTACAGAGAAAACACCGTTGATCA GTCTTTATTATGGAGTTAGTATATGCCTAGTATCGTTCGCTTCGGGATTGGCGGTGGTCACGTTAAATCTTCATCATCGAGGGGTACGGGGGAGCAGAGTGCCACGCATCATTCGATCTTTAGTTCTGGACAAGCTTGCCAGGATAGTTTTCCTTAATTTTCAAGAGGAGAAGAGATCG GAACCAGTTGAGCCTCCAAGAAGAAGGAACAATTGCCCGTTGCATTGCAAACCGGAAGTGGCACAAGCGCAATCGTCACCCAGGTTCGTGAGTAGAAGAGAGGAGAGCAATAGCAGCACTCCTAGCGTAG ATCTTGGAAAAGAGGGTGGTCTTGAGGCTCAATGGTCGCGCGTCCTGGGAAGAGTACACGCGACGATTGAAAGGAACGAAAGACGACTCGCGGAGCAGGATCGTCGGGAAAGAATGGAATTAGATTGGAAACAAGTCGCTTTAGTCAGCGATCGAGCACTTCTATGTGTTTTTTTCTTAACAACGATCGTCAGTACTACTGTCATCCTCTGTGGATCCCCACCGACCACAAATATCGATAAGTAG
- the LOC143183929 gene encoding neuronal acetylcholine receptor subunit alpha-7 isoform X1 has translation MSPLVLFFHYGVLAIIFGNGFGDEHEYRLTKYLLDGYDAGVRPAKNSSEPLAVVFGLSLHHIIDVDEKNQILTTNCWVTQVWTDHHLKWNASEFAGIRVIRVPYNRVWRPDTILYNNADPQYSSAVINTNVIVSHTGEVVWLSHGIFRSSCDIDVEFFPFDEQRCVLKWASWTYDGYQLELESQGAQGDVSNYQANGEFDLVNFSATRNIEYYSCCTEPYPDITYEIRLRRRPMFYVFNLILPCILINGVALLVFYVPSESGEKVTLGISALLSMTVFLMTIRETLPPTEKTPLISLYYGVSICLVSFASGLAVVTLNLHHRGVRGSRVPRIIRSLVLDKLARIVFLNFQEEKRSEPVEPPRRRNNCPLHCKPEVAQAQSSPRFVSRREESNSSTPSVDLGKEGGLEAQWSRVLGRVHATIERNERRLAEQDRRERMELDWKQVALVSDRALLCVFFLTTIVSTTVILCGSPPTTNIDK, from the exons ATGTCGCCTTTGGTCCTATTTTTTCATTACGGAGTTCTGGCCATCATTTTCGGTAACG GTTTCGGCGATGAACACGAGTACAGATTGACGAAGTACCTACTCGATGGATACGACGCCGGTGTACGACCAGCCAAAAATTCCTCTGAACCCCTAGCAGTTGTCTTCGGACTCTCCCTTCATCATATAATCGACGTT GATGAGAAGAACCAGATACTTACGACGAACTGTTGGGTCACACAGGTCTGGACGGACCACCATCTAAAATGGAATGCCTCGGAATTCGCTGGAATCCGAGTGATTCGTGTTCCCTACAATCGCGTTTGGAGGCCAGACACGATTCTGTACAACAA CGCGGATCCGCAATACAGTTCAGCAGTTATCAACACAAACGTAATCGTCAGCCACACTGGAGAGGTGGTCTGGTTGAGCCATGGAATCTTTCGAAGCAGCTGCGACATTGACGTGGAATTTTTCCCCTTTGACGAGCAACGATGCGTCTTAAAATGGGCTTCCTGGACGTACGATGGATACCAA CTTGAACTGGAGAGCCAAGGCGCGCAGGGAGACGTGAGCAATTATCAAGCCAACGGTGAATTCGATTTGGTCAACTTCTCCGCAACAAGGAACATCGAGTATTATTCCTGCTGCACAGAACCTTACCCAGACATCACTTACGAAATCCGACTGCGTCGTCGACCGATGTTCTACGTATTTAATTTAATCCTTCCTTGCATACTCATCAATGGTGTCG CCCTGTTGGTATTCTACGTGCCGTCGGAGTCAGGGGAGAAGGTCACCCTCGGGATTTCGGCTCTCCTCTCGATGACGGTCTTCCTAATGACCATTCGCGAGACACTGCCGCCTACAGAGAAAACACCGTTGATCA GTCTTTATTATGGAGTTAGTATATGCCTAGTATCGTTCGCTTCGGGATTGGCGGTGGTCACGTTAAATCTTCATCATCGAGGGGTACGGGGGAGCAGAGTGCCACGCATCATTCGATCTTTAGTTCTGGACAAGCTTGCCAGGATAGTTTTCCTTAATTTTCAAGAGGAGAAGAGATCG GAACCAGTTGAGCCTCCAAGAAGAAGGAACAATTGCCCGTTGCATTGCAAACCGGAAGTGGCACAAGCGCAATCGTCACCCAGGTTCGTGAGTAGAAGAGAGGAGAGCAATAGCAGCACTCCTAGCGTAG ATCTTGGAAAAGAGGGTGGTCTTGAGGCTCAATGGTCGCGCGTCCTGGGAAGAGTACACGCGACGATTGAAAGGAACGAAAGACGACTCGCGGAGCAGGATCGTCGGGAAAGAATGGAATTAGATTGGAAACAAGTCGCTTTAGTCAGCGATCGAGCACTTCTATGTGTTTTTTTCTTAACAACGATCGTCAGTACTACTGTCATCCTCTGTGGATCCCCACCGACCACAAATATCGATAAGTAG
- the Rpl4 gene encoding ribosomal protein L4, which produces MSLSTARALVTVYTDKNESSGDSISLPAVFKAPIRPDVVNFVHQQVSKNSRQPYCVSKEAGHQTSAESWGTGRAVARIPRVRGGGTHRSGQGAFGNMCRGGRMFGPTKPWRRWHRKINVNQKRYALVSAIAASGVPALVQSKGHMIQEIPEVPLVVSDKVQEYNKTKQAVIFLRRLKAWNDIQKVYKSQRFRAGKGKMRNRRRIQRRGPLIVYHQDQGIRKAFRNIPGVDLMNINKMNLLKLAPGGHVGRFVIWTKSAFEKLDALYGTWRKKSKLKTDYNLPFPKMANTDLSRLLKSDEIRKVLRAPRKKVVRKVKKSNPLTNTRAMLRLNPYAAVLKRAAILTARKRQLEKDLVLAEKRGITLPKNSPALRYKLMQERRRKQILAAKAAKPKKAESAEKKAPKKPVPKTTKVTKTTKKAEKPAKPAEPKTTESKPAPAKK; this is translated from the exons ATG TCGTTGTCAACGGCGCGAGCGCTCGTTACGGTATATACCGATAAAAATGAATCATCAGGAGATTCGATTTCCCTGCCTGCTGTGTTCAAGGCACCAATTCGGCCAGATGTTGTGAATTTTGTTCATCAACAAGTTTCGAAGAACAGCAGACAGCCCTACTGTGTATCCAAGGAGGCTG GTCACCAAACTTCTGCTGAGTCATGGGGAACTGGACGTGCTGTGGCACGTATTCCTCGTGTACGAGGTGGTGGTACTCACCGTTCTGGTCAGGGTGCGTTTGGTAACATGTGTAGAGGTGGACGCATGTTTGGTCCAACGAAACCTTGGCGACGCTGGCACCGTAAAATTAATGTTAACCAAAAGAGATACGCTTTGGTTTCTGCTATTGCCGCGTCTGGTGTTCCAGCTCTTGTACAATCGAAAG GTCACATGATCCAAGAAATTCCAGAAGTACCTCTAGTAGTGTCAGACAAAGTGCAAGAGTATAACAAAACTAAGCAAGCTGTTATCTTCTTGAGACGTCTTAAGGCGTGGAATGACATTCAAAAG GTGTACAAGTCTCAACGCTTCCGCGCTGGTAAGGGTAAAATGCGTAATCGTAGACGTATTCAACGTCGAGGACCCTTGATTGTATATCATCAAGATCAG GGTATTCGCAAAGCGTTCCGTAACATTCCCGGTGTTGATCTTATGAACATTAACAAAATGAACCTTCTAAAATTGGCACCTGGTGGTCACGTTGGACGATTTGTGATCTGGACAAAATCTGCTTTCGAGAAGCTGGATGCTCTTTACGGAACCTGGCGCAAGAAATCCAAACTTAAAACTGACTACAACTTGCCATTCCCCAAAATGGCCAATACAGATTTGTCGAGACTTCTGAAATCTGACGAAATCCGTAAAGTTTTGAGAGCACCAAG GAAGAAGGTTGTCCGCAAGGTAAAGAAATCGAACCCATTGACCAACACTCGCGCCATGTTGCGTTTGAACCCGTATGCTGCTGTTCTGAAACGAGCAGCCATTTTGACGGCAAGAAAACGCCAGTTGGAGAAGGATCTTGTTTTGGCTGAGAAGCGTGGA ATCACGCTGCCAAAGAACTCACCGGCTTTGAGGTATAAGTTGATGCAGGAGAGGCGTAGGAAACAGATTTTAGCTGCGAAGGCAGCTAAACCAAAAAAGGCAGAGTCTGCGGAGAAGAAGGCACCCAAAAAGCCTGTACCTAAGACCACAAAAGTAACGAAAACAACCAAGAAAGCTGAGAAACCAGCAAAACCCGCGGAACCCAAAACCACAGAATCCAAACCCGCACCTGCCAAGAAGTAA